A region of the Leptospiraceae bacterium genome:
GAAGGAAAGTTCATCAATGTTTTTACCCGAAACGAGTATACTCTCGAAAATAGTCTACGATTAATTGAAGATTTTGATGGATGGAATATTCCCTACTTACTAAAAGATGAAGAAGGTCTCACCAAGGAAGACCTTCTTAAAAACCGTGTTTTCTTTATATTTACTGAAAAAGACCATAACGAGGTGATGCATGATAGCTTTAAAAAGTTTCTCTATTATAGTTGCCTGCCAAAATTAAAACCTTCACAGGGTAAGTAAAAAAATAGCTAAGCCCTCTTTTTAGCGAGCCAGCGATGGCCCACCTACGATTAAAAAATAAAACTCCTTTTTCAGCTTTTCAAAAAAAGCTTTTCTTTTCTTATCCCTTAACCTATACCTGAGCTTATGAAAAAAGATCTGCAAATATCTCTCTCTGTTCTGGGCTTGCTCTGGCTGGTATATATAATTGATCTCATTCTTCCCCTGCCTTTAAATAGTCTCGGGATTATACCGAGAACGTTTCGAGGAATCTTTGGAATTCCCTTATCTCCCCTACTCCATTCAGGCCTATCCCATCTCATCTCCAATAGCGTTCCCATCTTTATCCTGAGCCTACTCTTACTTTCTACCTATCGCAAAATGGCTATGAAGGTTTATATCTCCGTTATTTTTCTCGGAGGCTTGTTGGTCTGGATATTCGCAAGGGGAGGAAATCATATTGGAGCCAGCGGATTAATCTATGGACTGGCCGGTTTTCTTGTTACCTGCGGAATTTTATTTAAAAATCTTAGGGCACTTTTCATTGCTCTCATTACCATACTTCTCTATGGAGGTCTAATCTGGGGAGTTTTGCCGGGTGTTTTTAACAGTCACATTTCCTGGGAAGCCCACCTTTTTGGTGCCATAGCAGGAATTTTTACTGCTTATGCTTATAAGAAAAACTTCCTGTAAATAATGCTTAAAATCCCCACTTTTTTTCTTCCACTCGTTCTTTTGGAGCCGGATAATCCACGGCTCCTGCTTGTTTTAGAAGCTGAATAATCTCGACACGATTCTTATCTTTTGCAAACATCAGGGCCGTTTTTTTATAAACATCTTTCTGGTTTACACTGGCTCCTGATTCAATAAGCTTCTTTACTATATCTGTATACCCCTCAAAGGCAGACCACATTAAAACAGTATTACCATATTCATTAGCAGTATCCGGATTGGCTCCATCTTTTAATGCCTGTATAACTCCCTCATAATCAGCAAGCCTTACACTTTGCATTAAAAACTCATCAGCATTAGAGTTGTGAGAAGATTCCTGCTTTTTTTCCGGTATTTTATTTATGGGTCGATCCTCTTCTTTGGGTATATTGACAACTGGCTTTACCTCTTTGGTTTTACAGTAAGAGAAAAATA
Encoded here:
- a CDS encoding rhomboid family intramembrane serine protease, giving the protein MVYIIDLILPLPLNSLGIIPRTFRGIFGIPLSPLLHSGLSHLISNSVPIFILSLLLLSTYRKMAMKVYISVIFLGGLLVWIFARGGNHIGASGLIYGLAGFLVTCGILFKNLRALFIALITILLYGGLIWGVLPGVFNSHISWEAHLFGAIAGIFTAYAYKKNFL
- a CDS encoding ankyrin repeat domain-containing protein; protein product: MKYFVLFLILFFSYCKTKEVKPVVNIPKEEDRPINKIPEKKQESSHNSNADEFLMQSVRLADYEGVIQALKDGANPDTANEYGNTVLMWSAFEGYTDIVKKLIESGASVNQKDVYKKTALMFAKDKNRVEIIQLLKQAGAVDYPAPKERVEEKKWGF